The Bos mutus isolate GX-2022 chromosome 7, NWIPB_WYAK_1.1, whole genome shotgun sequence genome window below encodes:
- the ANKRD34B gene encoding ankyrin repeat domain-containing protein 34B, producing MDECVEISSDGNSLIKAVHQSRLRLTRLLLEGGAYINESNDRGETPLMIACKTKHVDHQSVSKAKMVKYLLENNADPNIQDKSGKTALMHACLEKAGPEVVSLLLKSGADLSLQDHSSSSALVYAINSEDRETLKVLLSACKAKGKEVIIITTAKSPSGRHTTKQYLNMPPGGMDGCHTPATCATPSEIDLKTASPPLSHSSETETTLFGFKDLELAGSSDDTGDRGSPVRKPGLTPNGPKLPQAPHWIRSPPLLMHRVASLQEELQDITPEEELSYKANRLALSKRFITRHQSIDVKDTAHLLRAFDQASSRKMSFDEVNHQSFFSEGNQQCIDIPVDQEPDSNQTIFASTLRSIVQKRNSGANHYSSDSQLSAGLTPAASDDGKAFIGKKKILSPSSSLLSGSKELLENIPPGPLSRRTHARLERRGSGAFPLDHNSTQTRPGFLPPLNVNPHPPISDINVSNKISSLLSCGQKVLMPTVPIFPKEFKSKKMLLRRQSLQTEQIKQLVNF from the coding sequence ATGGATGAATGTGTAGAAATTTCCAGTGATGGAAATTCCCTAATTAAAGCGGTCCATCAGAGCCGGCTTCGCCTTACAAGACTCTTGTTGGAAGGCGGCGCTTACATCAATGAGAGCAATGACCGTGGGGAAACACCTTTAATGATTGCTTGTAAGACCAAACATGTTGATCACCAGAGTGTCAGTAAAGCCAAAATGGTTAAATACCTGTTAGAAAACAATGCTGATCCCAACATACAGGACAAATCTGGGAAAACTGCCTTAATGCATGCTTGCTTAGAAAAAGCTGGTCCTGAAGTTGTTTCGTTGCTCCTAAAGAGCGGGGCTGACCTCAGCTTGCAAGATCATTCTAGTTCCTCGGCCCTGGTTTATGCTATAAATTCAGAAGATAGAGAGACCCTGAAAGTTCTCCTTAGTGCTTGCaaggcaaaggggaaagaggTCATTATCATAACAACAGCAAAATCGCCCTCTGGCAGGCACACCACCAAACAGTACTTAAATATGCCTCCTGGGGGTATGGATGGGTGTCATACTCCAGCCACCTGTGCCACTCCTTCAGAAATAGACTTAAAAACAGCCTCACCACCACTTTCACATTCTTCTGAAACTGAAACGACACTTTTTGGCTTTAAAGATCTGGAGCTTGCAGGAAGCAGTGATGATACTGGGGATCGAGGCTCCCCTGTGAGGAAGCCTGGTCTGACCCCTAATGGGCCCAAGCTCCCTCAGGCTCCTCACTGGATCAGGAGTCCTCCCTTATTAATGCACAGAGTGGCCTCCTTACAAGAGGAGCTTCAGGATATTACTCCAGAGGAAGAATTATCTTACAAAGCCAACCGGCTGGCACTTTCCAAGCGATTCATTACTAggcaccaaagtattgatgtaAAAGACACTGCGCATTTGCTAAGAGCCTTTGATCAGGCCAGCTCAAGAAAGATGTCATTTGACGAAGTAAATCATCAATCATTTTTTTCAGAAGGAAATCAGCAATGCATTGACATCCCAGTGGATCAGGAGCCAGACTCTAACCAGACAATATTTGCTTCCACCCTAAGAAGTATAGTTCAAAAAAGAAACTCAGGAGCAAATCACTACAGCTCTGATTCCCAGCTCTCAGCTGGTCTTACCCCTGCAGCTTCAGACGATGGCAAAgcatttataggaaaaaaaaagattctctcgCCATCTTCTTCCTTGTTATCAGGGTCCAAAGAATTGTTGGAGAATATCCCCCCAGGTCCCCTGAGCAGGAGAACTCATGCCCGTTTAGAAAGGCGTGGTTCAGGAGCTTTCCCTTTAGATCACAACAGTACACAAACCAGACCAGGATTCCTTCCACCCTTAAATGTGAACCCTCACCCTCCCATATCAGATATCAATGTCAGCAACAAGATTTCCAGCCTTCTTTCTTGTGGTCAAAAAGTGCTTATGCCAACAGTTCCTATTTTCCCCAAAGAATTCAAAAGTAAAAAGATGTTGTTAAGGAGACAGTCATTGCAAACAGAACAAATTAAGCAGTTAGTTAATTTTTAA